The region GACTCTCGGCTCCTGTTGTGTCCATGTGaaatccctcctgccctgccaagTGCCggtggctgcagccagagcacgTGCCATGGATTTGTGCTGTGCCGTGCAGCTGGGAGCCAGCTGGGAGGCACTGCCCAGACAGCCCTCAGGGACagaacagccctggcagctctaGGTGCTCTGGACTAAATGCTCAGAGCTGCCAACCCCGGGGCCACTTGCCTGAATGCAGAAACAGCTTCCAAATCTCAggtccctggggagccctggCTCTTTGATACTGGACCAGGATGACGGCGATGGGGAGAGGTGCCAAGTACCCGCCTGCCACAAGCCAGGAGTATCCCTGCTTTCCACTCTCACATCCCTCGTGTGGTAGCCATGTCTAGCTGCTGGCTTATAACTGTGgttgctcagctctgctcaggcagtTACAGCACAGAGTGCCACAGCAACgctgctgggccaggctccTGTTTAATGCCAGTGTGGGTTTTGTCCCCTCATGGTGGGTTTTATCTGGTTTAGTCAcctggctcagccccagcacccaccttgctggggaagggcagagctgacAATGGCTCCACGAGGGCTCTGGGACATGAGACTCACCAGTCCAAATCCTGCCTCAAACAGGTTTTCCCTGTGACTTGACCCAGTCCCTCAGCCactccctgcctcagtttcccctgtgCAGTGGTAACCTCAGTTTCAATGAGACCAGGTTCCACTAAAACTCCATGTGGAGGATTCCAGGGTCATGTCTGCTGGCAgagtcccagggtgcctcctcATGCCATGAAATCTGATCTTGAGGCTAAGGAGCCCCAGGACCCTCTGAGCTCATCTGCTCCTCACCACTGGGTACAAATTACCTCCTGCTTGTGTGCAGCCCCTGGACCCTGGTGgtctcctttcctctccttctgCTGCCACCCCAAAGCCCAGGGGTTCTTTAtctgctgtcccctctcttTGCTGGGGATGTAAATCCAGTCttctggtggattttggaatgagGGCCACAGACCTAGGCAGAGCACCGTCATGGCTAGGGAGCTGCCCATGGGCTCaggtggagctgcagctgggaagtCCCTGTGGGGGGGATGCTGCCATTCCcaaggctgccctggggtctgATGTCCCATCATGCCACCGTGCCATTGCTGGTGGCTTTGCCTGGGGCTCCCTGGAGGTCTGTATCTGCTCCCAGACTCACACAGCCCTGTGGTTCCTATGGTGTCCATCACTCCACTTTCCTGGGGATGGAGGACCCTTCCCTTCCTTGGAACCAATCTCCAGCACTGTCCAGGGCCATTTTTGGCTGCATTTCCATGGGGCTGGATGGAGCAGGACCTGGGCAGTTACGACCATCCAAACatgaggctgctcctgctgtgagcaggcaACTGCACACCCCCACCATAGGGAAATGCTCCTTTTTTGGCAGTCCCAGCACTGTTTGCATGGCTGGATGCTGGGATGCAGTGTTGGGAGAGTTTTGtgggagcagggatcctgtgaGGATGTGGGAACAAAAGCACAGATGGGCAGAAGTGGAGGATGTGGAGGAGGTGGAGGATGTGAGAGATGGCAAGGATGTGCAGCTGGAGTCCTCTCAGGATGTGGCCCTCTGAGTGCCTGGCAGTCCTTCCCAGACTACCTGGCTGTAAGCAGGTCAACACCATCCCACTACAGCCTATACTAACAAATTCTATATTTTctagtgactttttttttttttccatctttggagctttttttccttgccatAAAAACTAATAAACCCAAGTACAAAACCTGCATTTTTAAACTAGGATAGCAGCTGCTTTCATACAATGAGCTGATCCTAAAGACTCCagtttttgggaaaaaaaaaaaaaaagcaatcctGAAATACAATGAAATGGGACATAAACTGCACATAATGATGGGAACTACCCACCTGggcctgggcagagctgtggtCCTGAGAGAGGTGAAAGCAGGGAATCCCAGACTAGCCTGGattggaagtgaccttaaagcccacccagtTCCACACCCTGCCATGAGCagaaacaccttccactagaccaggttgctccaagccccatccagcctgggaCTGAATTTAGGGAAGTGATGGACTTGAAAGACCCCAGACGTCTGTGGCTCAGCATCACCCTGTCGTGACTGGAGAAAATTACTCAGTCCCAGTCTGCACTCAGAGTACCCTCTGAgtggtgcaggagcagccacacTTTGTTTTCCCCCTCTGCCAAATTGAGCAAGAATGAGCACAGAGAAAACCTGATAAAGACATTTGAGGAAACTTGATAAAGGTACAAACCACATCCTCTCCAGCCTTTCCCTCTGACTAAGTGATAAGGATCTGGGCTTTCTGGCAGATCCCCACCCTACCATTCTGGGGGTGTTTCTTCTCTCAGGCCTCTCCCTTCCTGCCAGCATCTTCCTGGAAATGGGTTGCCCCAAACTGAGCACAGGCACCAGAGATACGTGCACAGCCCCAAATTGCAGCTCTATGAACTCAAACTCCTGCAGGGGTTATCCCATGTCTTGTACTGATGACAGCTCCATCTGGCAGCAGATCAGAGCctcaggctgttcctgggaaTTCACTAAAGTCTGGAATTCTTTAGACGGAACAATGTTAGCCCAAACCCCAATTCTGGCCATGAAAACAATGTGACCGATTTATAAATCACCATATTGCAGTTTCTAGATTCCCTTTGAGGCCGAGTCACTAGGAACACACCTGGGGAGGAGATAATGCTCTTCCAGGCTTTTCTGTACTTCTGACATtgaaaaactatttaaaaacaCAAACTACATTTATCCTGAGATCATATGATGCTAGAAATCGGATTTCTTAAAGTAAAGCATAAAAAAATCCATGAGAAAAATAACACAGGATAGCAATGCTGACACAAATGCCCTCTCCCCCCTACCCTCCTCCCCCCCCCGCCCTTAAAATGTACTGGCAGAGGGAGGAATTACCTGACGTGATTTCTCCCAATGAATTTTCTGTTTATAAAGGATGAAGCCCAAGTCACACCCCAGTCCTTGCATTACAAACCAGTAACCAGAGCCAAACACACAGTAGGTAGATCCAGTAAGATCTGCCACATCCAATAAGAATAACCCACCAAAATATGTCTTGACCCTATAACATCCTTGAGAAGTTCCTGGCCCCGACCCAGACGAAGCCCGGCCGGCGTGAGCAGCGCTTCCTATGTGGGAGCGCGCTGCAACTCAGGCTGCCAGCTCCCCCTCCGAGTGATTTTCCCATGAAATCACAGACCCTGGGAAGGCAGAAAGTCCTGGGATTTGTAGAAGTAACAGGCAACAGCTTCACTAAATGGCTAGAAGCGGCAGAGCGAACCTACCCCAGCTGCCAGTAGCGCAGAGCAGGAGGATGCCGAGCGGCACGGAGAGCTGACCCATCTTCTCGGAGCCCCGGGGTGGGGGGACTGCTTGGACCGGCCCCCCACGAGTGACGGGCAGCGGCTCTGGAGTAGCTGGAGGCTTTTAGCGGCTGAGGAGATGAATCATAGGGCTGGGTGAATGACACACATGGCGAGCGGGGCGGCCGGAGCGAACTGCTGCCTCGTCACTTCGGAGCTCGGAGTGTCCCCGCCCGGTCTGCCGGCAGCTCCTTATGAGGTTTTCACTCTCTAGGCTTAAACAAGGACCTAATCAACCGTGGCAGCGAGTCCTTCCTCGGCACTGGTGACCTGCAGCCCCGGGGCTCGTAACAGGCTCTTTCCCATAGGCTCTTCCGCCTGGCTTTAATTCCTTACAAAACCTTGCTCACTCCTTCCTTTTATTAACTCTTGAAAGGCAGCTGGTTTTAAAACCCGTCTGAGCTGCTGGAGTTCAAGGATTTAAGGAGAAATAGAGCAAATACACACTAATACGAAAGTGTGGGTTCTCAGCTCACCCACCAGAGAGGGAATATCCCTGctaaagcagagctgggagcagagggagacCCAGCCAGGAAGCACACCTGACAGAACCAGCAGTTTGGATATAAACCTGGACATCTCAAAGGGAGGAAAGCTCAGCTTGGGATCACATAATTTGGACCTGATTTTCTTCTCGCTTGtattgttttttcccctctgtgtccTTAGGAATTGATCCTGTGCTGAACAAATCCAGGGATTGGGATCTGCATAGGGACTGTGCCCACTGAAGCATCAGAACTGCCTGTGGCTGTCTCTCAAAGGTGTTTTATAAACCTCTCGTTTCCCTGCAATACCAGGGTCATAGTCAGAGctgaggaaactgaggcacTTGGAATACATGATGGGAGCAAAAGggagagaagggctggagtaatTTCCCTGGGATGCTCTTTCCCACTGGGTGCCAGGACTGGGGACAAtaatgacacagccctgggtCAAGACAACCCAGCACACACAAATACCAAGCTATGGAATACAAGTTTTTGTGGGTGccaagagctgcagccacatcctggaggtgctggaggcTACAGACGTGCAGAGCTGTACAAGATCCACAGCCTAATGCTGGGAGATGGGGATAACAGCAGACCTGGCCACTGTCCACAAGAGGAAACAGGTTTTGTGAAAATGAGATAGAGATACAGACTCTTCCTCATGGCCTGGGGACTTTCCTTGGCTTTAAAAGAAGTTTTGGTGCCTCTTTGCTTCTCCACACTGCCCCACCAACCTCGAGGATCCTGCTGTCCTCCTCAGTGGGGATCACTGTCCACCTGGGATCCAACTCCCTTCCTAGGGCTTGTTAAAGAAGATCTGGCAAAGGGGAGAAGCCCATCAACCCTCATGCACTATCAAATAGGGCTATACCTTGCCTGAGACAGCAATACAAACCCCACCCCTGTTTTTGGGCATCTCCAGTCTTGCCCTGTTTCAAATCCTGGAGCCATATCTCACTGCAGAACCTATCAGCCAGTGTTAGGGCACCCAAATTCCTTATTTTCCTGCCTGGACATGCTGCCTATATGGCCTTTCCCATCATGTGGGGCTTTCTGCCCACACGGTTGCCAGTCCGCATGTGCTGCACTGTGTCATCCTGTGACTGTGTCTGAGTGTTTCGTGGAAAGAAAGATTTGTCTTAACTGTCTAGAGAGGATTATGGCATCCTGTTTGGCTCTGCACACCCCCAGACCCAACCTGCCATCCATCTCCCAGGCCCTCTTCACCAGGgactcatcctgcccagctcctggctaCCCAAACTGacaagtgctgctgctcccaaaggacatgttgctctgtgtgtcctGGAATCCCCTGCCCAGTGTGGGCTGTGATACTTTCAGCATGGTGCAAAAACgctaaagaaaaatgaaaaagtcaCAAAATGAAGTATTTGACCTGCCTTCACCTTCCTGGGCTGGTCCTGTCTGAGAACAAGGATGGAGTGAACTCAATCCAAGATTTTTGGATGGAATTTCCCTGCAAAAGGTGCTGCTCATCCTAAAAACATTGCTGGGATGTgaatgtcccatccctggaagtgttcaaggacagTTTGGACAGGTCTAACAGAAGATATCCTTGCCCATGACAGGGTGTTAGAATGACACAAGGTTCtttccaaccaaaaccattccAAGATTCCACAATGTTACATCCAGGAACTGCACAATAGGCAGTGGGATGCTccagattttggggtccctgatggGATGAAGGCAGAATCCAGGGGAGTGTTTGGGAGCCCTGGCTGACCCATCACCACAGGCTGTGACCCAGGAGCAATGGGTGCAGCCCAAATCCATGCTGGGgtgtgctgggagaggagatgctggagctggagccaCCAGAGGGAGCAGAAACTCCTTCAGTCTGAGAGCATGCAGGGAGAGGAtccccagtgccaggctggggcactggggatgCTCTGATTTCCCGTGGGATTGTCCCAGATTAAACACAAGCAGATGCTCTTTGGATCAGGGTTTTCCCCTCCTTCCTGAATAACTTCTGCTGCATCTGCCCTAGCAGAGTGGGGAGCAGCCCAGAGAGAAATGCTAAATCCAGAACAAGGATGAAAAAGCAAGAAGTAAACACTGAACTTAACAGGTCTGAGCCCCTAAAGTCACAGCAGCAGACCAGAGGATCCCAGCTGCCCAAAAGGAAGATCACTTGACACTGTCCCTGCCAAGCTGCCTGCCACCCTCAGCCAGCCACACATTCCTAACTTGAGATACAACTCATCAATCCTCATTTTTGTTTGATTAAAATCCCCTCAAAGGCTGGGCAAAGGAAACAAGCCAGTATGTACATGGATAAACCAGGGCAAAGTCCTCACACTGTACTTTGGGGGTGATCTGCTACTCTGGGCCATCCAGACAGATTTCCAGGCAAATGCCAATCGGCAAAGCCAGAAACCTTGGACATGACAGTtctgtgggcacagccctgggatgaGCAGGAGTAGGAATAAGCCTGACAAGCTGGACACCCTGACTCGTGGTGTCACTTTGGAAGCTTATGCAGACACAGAGAAGGGAGTGATGGTGAAACTTCCCCTGGAATTGCCTTGGTGGGGCTAAGGGTCCTGTGATGCTCTGGCCCTGGATGCTGCAGTGATGCTGCTGTGGGACCCAAAgctggggacagagcagagatcagggTGCAGTGCCTCCCTTTGGAGGAGCTAAAGTGAgaaggggaggagagggagaccATGTGCCTGGAGGAAGAAGCCCCCAGCCAGAGGAACAGGATGCAGAGAGGGGCTGTATCCAGCTCTTCTCTggaggcacaggacaggcatcaccaggcagagctgggggtggaCTGGCTAGATAGGGCCACGCCGCTCAGAGAAGGAGtgggtggcacagagcagcaagaGGAGGTTGGTGACAGCAGTGCTGACCTGAGGCTTACAGGAGCCTTTGGGGGAACAGGGACCTGCCAGCAATCTGGTATGAACACTCACCATGCAGGATGCTTTTGGGAGCAGGtgggagggctggagggagggatgagCCAGGTGCCACTCTGCAGGGCTTTAGGGGTCAGCCCCCGCCTGGGGCAGAGATGGGGTGTGCAGCATGGGGAAGGAGTGGGCAGCAGGGCGAACATGGAGGGGGAGGAAGGCGGGCCTGGGGGGAGGCTGGAAGGGGGTGGAGTTGCTGTTTTTTCTTTGAGCACGGTGAAGACTTTAGCTTGTAACTTGCATTTGTGGAGCTCCCAGCTGGCAGACACCAGCTCTCCTTTCAGCAGGAGAAACCCTGGGatctggcagcactgcttcgCTGTTTTGGGGGCAGGTTGTGAGGGCAGGGGGCATGGGGGGGTCCCTGGCtgccatcctctcccccaaatccctttttccttttctctctctctccttttgctTGTCTGGGGGCTCGTGCTAATGCTCTGCCAGGAGAGATCTGGGATCCAGACATCTGTCGGCTGCATGGACTGGCTTCCcacctgctcacagccttgaaGAAGTTCCCACTCCATCCCgggcactgagagaggaaaggCAGGAGGTTGTTTGGAGCTGCCGAGCTGTGGCCTGTGACAGGTGGACAGGGGGACAGCAAGCTTCCCTTTTACCTTTCCTGAAGATTTGGGGTCACACATAGACCATGAATGGATCCTTTTTCAACCAGACTCTCCTGGAGCAGGCAGCTGACCCCAACAGGACTCAGGGTTTGGGGATGCTCATGGCCTGCTGCAATGGGACCAGCACGGTGCTGGCAACTGATGGCGGCTCCTTGGTCCTGGCACCCGATGAGAGGAGCCTTTTCATCACAAGGGTGGTGCAGATTGCTGTCCTCTGTGTCCTCTCCTTGACTGTGATGTTTGGCATCTTCTTTTTGGGCTGCAACCTGCTCATCAAGTCGGAGAGCATGATTAACTTTCTGGTGAAAGACCGAAGACCTTCCAAGGACGTGGGCGCTGCAATCATGGGACTGTACTGACGCCACCGGGCTCTTGTAGGCAAGTGAACTGTATGGACCTGGTGTTGAGATGCACATTCCCATGTGTTTGGGGCAACTGGGGGGAGTGAGAAGGGGAGGAGGGGCCTTTTAGTCTGTCTGTGTCCATGGGAAAGCAAATCTGTTCTTCCCAGTCAACAAAATGTGGTGGCGAATGGGAAAACCACCCCAGAGCTGTGTGAAGCACAATAAATGACCAGCATTGTGTTGCACGCAGAAATGGCTTAAGTTTTGCATGAAACTTGCAGAAACAGTGATAGTGTGGAGATCTGGACTCCTTACTGCTGTTACCTTGGATACCGCTACCTGGGATTCAGggctaaaaaaataaaaggcaaataagtcgttacaaaaagaaaacaaaagaacaaactAATGGGACAGCAAAATACAGGACACAGACCTCATCTTtgagaggggcaggggaagggaaacGCTGTGTGGGTCATAAAACAAAGTCTGCATGCTAAAAAATGTCAGTGTCTTGTGTTTTGGACCTCAAGCATGCATCTTCTGGTAGTTTTGTAACAGGGAAAGCATGTTGTTCCTTATTTTCATGACCTAACCTGTTAAATAAACTGGTACTTTCTTCTTTTACACTCTggtggaggaagaaaagaaCACGGATAAATATAAACCCCTTTCCACCCTTAAAACAAAAGCATGCTTGTTTTTGTACACACCAGCCTCTTTTTCCAAGTGCTACATTGTTACAGTCTTTGaggttttgtaatttttgaaaACTGGTGaacattcaggaaaaaaaccaacctgtTTCAAAAGAATTTTGTGCTGTCTTTattatttctgtgtgtgtgtgtagttCAGGAATTTCAATCCTAGTTCCAGGTATAATAATTTCACCTGGAAATGAAGTGTAATTAGAGGTATTTCTTTAAGCAGAAACCACTATAATTTTTTTGCAGGCAAGTATCACTTTCCACTAGCAAATGAATTAATCAGGAACTGTGTATTGCAGACTCGTGTTGAATACCTGCACAGTGCTGAAACAGAGACTCATAAAAACGCTctgagtgcctcctgcaaagcaAGATTTCAGCCTTTGAGTTAAAACCTCTAGCTGATGACCTGTCAAAGTTGAATTGTGTGAGAGGAGAAAGACTCCTGACCTTTGTTCTGTGATGGAATTacagctctggctgtgggtGTGAGGTAGAAATAATTTGTGTTTTGTTGCACCAACAATATTCCTGCTGGGTTCACTTCTGTAGTGGGAAAGCAATCCTGGAGGAGCTGATGAGCTGAGCCACTTGGATGTAAATGTAGAGGAACAGATCTCTGCcttttccagagggaaaaacATGATTAGAGAATGTTTTGTAATTAATCATAATTTGCTGAGTACCTTCTCAAGGTCCCCACAGAGCAGGACCAGTGTAGTGCTGTCTCTGATTGCTCCCACTGACCTGTTGCATGTATCAGCCTTAGGAGCACAGTGGCAGcgtggca is a window of Passer domesticus isolate bPasDom1 chromosome 27, bPasDom1.hap1, whole genome shotgun sequence DNA encoding:
- the RPRML gene encoding reprimo-like protein, whose translation is MNGSFFNQTLLEQAADPNRTQGLGMLMACCNGTSTVLATDGGSLVLAPDERSLFITRVVQIAVLCVLSLTVMFGIFFLGCNLLIKSESMINFLVKDRRPSKDVGAAIMGLY